A window of Solanum stenotomum isolate F172 chromosome 3, ASM1918654v1, whole genome shotgun sequence contains these coding sequences:
- the LOC125857731 gene encoding putative F-box/kelch-repeat protein At1g15680 has translation MEMNFRSTTRGLKLVKTKYMGLVEFETEYIPDWFLEEVLSRLPLKCVFRLKCVSKQWLSFISAPSFVNLYISRVSLSHKPQPWTVLSHRLHVKGTKFCPDPPLMLDNMLSADENDLIEYPILSRYLHLPLPQRSSWRERYDIVAVSDGLVLYGRIVFMENSINHMTDYHLYNPITHQCVALPPPFLCFRFVSTGFLTQIEGGTLKNYKVVRFGCQLWEWHNLEFEIFCSETGSWRSVVVHSDQAIQIAWLRMPFTFSGMLHWIDRWLGIVACDPCRDSNQCRIIGLPSDIDKQCNNYKNNGLYSLCNVHQGRLRYFEVSLAPSDPFGFSGFSLWVLDDYDSATWSLLHRAKVTDILFDDILTSQGLTGSCPAPLAFHPFDGNIVCLSLGAYIVTYNAKTLKLEAHGNPVATEYFYESTGWLSWYAQVPEVSILVRASSMASFYPKISFHGKEGGWCLVDLLKNIEMAEPEYIMNDMCFIFFNEVRPHASMETHKRRRMVSLRTRRKRRYIMLSSLLRRYIMLSSLLQVATIVNLGYAT, from the coding sequence ATGGAGATGAATTTCCGGAGCACCACAAGAGGTCTGAAACTTGTGAAAACAAAGTATATGGGGCTGGTTGAGTTTGAGACTGAATATATTCCAGATTGGTTCTTGGAGGAAGTCCTATCAAGATTGCCtttgaaatgtgtttttagGTTGAAATGTGTATCAAAGCAGTGGCTTTCGTTTATTTCGGCTCCTTCTTTTGTCAACTTGTACATTTCTCGAGTTTCTTTGTCACATAAGCCACAACCGTGGACCGTGCTTAGTCACCGTCTGCATGTTAAGGGCACAAAGTTTTGTCCTGATCCCCCATTAATGCTGGATAACATGTTATCTGCAGACGAGAATGATCTGATTGAGTACCCTATTTTATCACGTTATCTtcatcttcctcttcctcaacgATCTTCTTGGCGCGAACGCTATGATATTGTAGCAGTTAGCGATGGATTAGTGTTGTACGGACGAATTGTGTTTATGGAGAATAGCATCAATCACATGACAGATTATCACTTGTATAACCCTATCACACATCAGTGTGTTGCCCTTCCTCCACCTTTTTTGTGCTTTCGGTTTGTCAGTACTGGTTTTCTAACCCAAATTGAAGGGGGAACATTGAAGAACTATAAAGTGGTGCGATTTGGTTGTCAATTATGGGAGTGGCATAACCTCGAGTTTGAGATATTCTGTTCTGAAACTGGGAGCTGGAGGAGTGTTGTTGTGCACAGTGACCAAGCAATTCAGATTGCCTGGCTGAGGATGCCTTTTACCTTCAGTGGAATGTTGCATTGGATTGACCGATGGCTTGGGATTGTGGCATGTGATCCTTGCAGGGATTCCAATCAGTGCCGCATCATTGGACTTCCTTCTGACATTGACAAGCAATGTAACAACTACAAAAACAATGGATTGTATAGCCTGTGTAATGTGCATCAGGGTCGATTGAGGTACTTTGAGGTGTCTCTAGCACCCTCGGATCCCTTCGGATTTTCAGGTTTCTCTCTATGGGttcttgatgattatgactcTGCTACTTGGTCTTTGCTGCACAGAGCTAAGGTTACTGATATCTTGTTTGATGATATCTTAACTAGCCAGGGGTTAACTGGATCATGTCCTGCTCCTCTTGCCTTCCATCCATTTGATGGCAACATTGTTTGCCTGAGCTTAGGGGCCTATATTGTCACATACAATGCCAAGACTTTAAAATTGGAGGCTCATGGTAATCCAGTCGCTACTGAATACTTTTACGAATCAACAGGATGGTTGTCCTGGTATGcacaagtacccgaggttagcATTCTTGTACGTGCTTCCTCCATGGCCAGTTTCTATCCCAAAATATCTTTCCATGGGAAAGAAGGAGGATGGTGTTTAGTAGAcctacttaaaaatatagagatGGCTGAGCCTGAGTATATAATGAATGATAtgtgcttcattttttttaatgaggtGCGACCACACGCTTCAATGGAAACACACAAAAGGAGACGCATGGTATCAttaagaacaagaagaaaacgCCGATATATTATGTTATCTTCATTGTTGCGCCGATATATTATGTTGTCTTCATTGTTGCAAGTTGCAACTATTGTCAATTTGGGCTATGCAACTTAA
- the LOC125859888 gene encoding coatomer subunit beta'-2-like has product MVSAHLDSGRSVDEQGVEEAFELLYEINERVRTGIWVGDCFIYNNSSWRLNYCVGGEVTTMFHLDRPMYLLGYLANQSRVFLIDKEFNVIGYTLLLGLIEYKTLVMRGDWDRANEVLPSIPKEHHNSVAHFLESRGMVEEALEVATEPDYRFDLAIQLGKLDIAKDIAVVAQSESKWKQLGELAMSAGMLEMAEECLKYANDLSGLLLLYSSLGDAEGITELATLAKEQGKNNVTFLCMFLLGKVEECIQLLVDSNRVPEAAFMARSYLPSKVSEIVAIWKKDLSKVNQKAAEALADPEEYPNMFEHWQVACAVESKVAEERGGYPPATEYVNHADRSTNNLVEAFSHMKMDEESLENGDIDHEVAGQSDDEVQELGQDDAQNEGQEEPVVVDADSTDSAVLINETEAEEEWGTNTEGKPSA; this is encoded by the exons ATGGTTTCTGCCCATTTAGACAGTGGAAGATCAGTAGATGAGCAAGGCGTAGAAGAAGCTTTTGAACTTCTTTATGAGATAAATGAACGGGTCAGGACCGGTATTTGGGTTGGTGATTGCTTCATTTACAATAATTCTTCCTGGAGACTTAACTACTGTGTTGGTGGTGAG GTAACCACAATGTTTCATTTAGACCGGCCTATGTACCTGCTCGGATATCTAGCGAACCAGAGTAGGGTTTTTCTGATTGACAAAGAGTTCAA TGTCATTGGATATACTCTACTGCTCGGCCTGATTGAGTACAAGACACTTGTGATGCGTGGTGACTGGGACAGAGCAAATGAGGTGCTGCCATCGATTCCTAAGGAGCACCATAATAG TGTTGCACATTTCTTGGAGTCGCGAGGTATGGTAGAGGAAGCATTAGAAGTTGCAACAGAGCCTGACTACAGATTTGATCTAGCCATACAGCTGGGAAAATTAGATATTGCAAAG GATATTGCAGTGGTAGCTCAAAGTGAGTCCAAATGGAAGCAGTTGGGTGAACTAGCCATGTCTGCCGGAATG CTGGAGATGGCAGAGGAATGTCTGAAGTATGCCAACGACTTGAGTGGTCTGTTGCTACTCTATTCTTCACTAGGAGATGCTGAAGGAATAACTGAACTAGCAACTCTTGCCAAAGAGCAGGGGAAAAACAATGTCACATTCCTTTGCATGTTCCTTTTGGGTAAAGTGGAGGAATGCATTCAGCTATTGGTTGATAG CAATCGGGTACCTGAGGCTGCTTTTATGGCTAGATCTTATCTGCCAAGTAAGGTTTCTGAAATAGTTGCAATTTGGAAGAAGGACCTCAGTAAG GTTAACCAGAAAGCAGCAGAAGCTTTGGCTGATCCTGAAGAATATCCTAATATGTTTGAGCACTGGCAAGTTGCATGTGCTGTTGAATCTAAAGTTGCAGAAGAAAG GGGTGGCTACCCACCAGCAACAGAATATGTTAATCATGCTGATAGATCAACTAACAACCTTGTAGAAGCTTTCAGCCACATGAAAATGGATGAAGAATCACTTGAAAATGGAGATATAGACCACGAG GTTGCAGGACAGAGTGATGATGAGGTGCAAGAACTGGGGCAAGATGATGCACAAAATGAGGGACAAGAAGAGCCCGTAGTTGTGGATGCTGATTCTACTGACAGTGCGGTACTCATTAATGAAACTGAGGCAGAAGAAGAGTGGGGTACGAATACTGAAGGAAAACCGTCAGCCTAA